The genome window GCCGCGGTCGCCGCATCCCGCTCATGACCGATGTCGTCTTCTACTCGGTCGTCGGCTTCGCCTGCGCCTTCGCGCCGAACTACACCGTGCTGCTGGTGCTGCGCCTGCTGTACGGCATCGGAATGGGCGGTGAGTGGGGTCTGGGCGCGGCGCTGGCCATGGAGAAGATCCCGGCGGCCCGGCGCGGCTTCTGGTCGGGCCTGCTGCAGAGCGGGTACTCCCTGGGCTACCTGCTCGCCGCCGTCGCGTTCTTCGTCATCGAGCCCGCCTTCGGCTGGCGGGGACTGTTCGCCTTCAGCCTGCTGCCCGCCCTGGTCGCGCTGTGGGTGCGTACCAGGGTCGAGGAGAGCGAGGTGTGGGAGAAGAGCGTCCGGCTCAACCGCACCCCCGCGTACCAGGTGTTCAAGAACCCCGCGGTGCTGCGGCGCTTCCTGTACCTGGTGGCGCTGATGACCGCCTTCAACTGGATGTCGCACGGCACCCAGGACATCTACCCGACCTTCGTCAAGAAGGGTCTGGGCCTGTCCGCGAACACCTCGATCGCCATCGCCGTGGTCTACAACATCGGCGCGATCCTCGGCGGTGTGCTGCTCGGCGCCTACTCCGAGCGACTGGGCCGCCGCCGTACGATCATGATCGCGGCGACCGGCGGCCTGCTGGTCGTGCCGTTCTTCGTGCTGTCCACCAGCGTCGGCTGGCTGATGCTGTCCTCCTTCCTGATGCAGGTGTGCGTGCAGGGAGCCTGGGGCGTCATCCCGGCGCACCTGACCGAGATGAGCCCGGACTCCATCCGGGGCTTCTACCCGGGCGTCACCTACCAACTCGGCAACCTGATCGCCGCCCTCAACCTGCCGATCCAGGAGGCCCTCGCCGGACGCCACGGCTATCCGGCGGCGATGGCATGGACCATCCTGCCGACCCTGGCAGTGGTCATCCTGCTGAGCGCGGTCGGCAAGGAAGCCAAGGGCATCCGGTTCGGCACCGCCGGCCCGCAGACCCCGGCCGGCGCGGCGGCCGACGCCGCACAGCCCTGACGCACAGCCCCGAGTCGCACGCGTATGCCGCCGGGGCGCGCGCGGCCGTCGACGGGCGCGCCGCAGAGTCACCGAAGGCGCCCGCGCACGGCCTTCCGACACGCCCGATGGCCTTGACTTCGAGAACACTCGAAGATCTAGTGTCGCCAGGGTCGAGGACGGCGCGGGTGACTGTGAACGGAGACGGACATGCACGTGGGCGTGCACATCAACCGGTTCGACCACCCGGAGGGCGGCGGCGCGCTGCGCGACGAGCTGGCCGCCGCAGGCGCCGCGGCGGAGGCCGCAGGCGTGAACTGGCTGTCGGTCATGGACCACTACTTCCAGATGGAGTTCAACGGCGGAGCCGAGGCTCCCATGCTGGAGGCCTACACCACGCTCGGATACCTGGCCGCCCGCACCTCCACCGTGCAGCTCGGCGCACTGGTCACGGGTGTGACGTACCGTCATCCCGGACTCCTCGCAAAGATCGCCACGACCCTTGACGTGCTGTCCGGTGGCCGGGCCACACTGGGGATCGGGGCTGCCTGGTACGACCGCGAGCACCATGGCCTGGGCGTGCCGTACCCGCCGCTGGCGGAACGCTTCGAGCGGCTCGAGGAAACCCTGCTCATCTGCCTGCAGATGTGGGATCCCGAGAACAACGGTCCGTTCGAGGGCCGGTACTACCAGCTGGCCGAGACCCTGTGCGTGCCGCCGCCGGTGAGCTCTCCGCGCCCGGAGATCCTGGTCGGCGGCGGGGGCGAGAAGAAGACGCTGCGGCTGGTCGCCCGCTACGCGGACGCCTGCAACCTGTTCGCCACGACCCCGGAGGAGGTGGCGCACAAGCTCGATGTGCTGCGCCGCCACTGCGACGACGCCGACCGCGACTACGACATCATCCGCAAGACGGTGACGTACTCGGGAGAGCCGGCCACCGTGGGGGACGTGGACGGCTTCACCAGCGACATCTCCGGCTACACCAAGCTCGGCATCGACACGGTGATCCTCGCGCCCCGCACGGGCACCACATCGCCGTGGATGGAGACCTTCGTGGCTCCCGCCGTGCGACGGCTGGCCGAGCTGGACTGAGGCTTCGGCGGACGTCGGCAGCCGTACGAAAGCCCTACAAGTCCCGTGCGTTGAGGCGTATGCCTTCCGGTCGTGGGACCGACGCTACTCAACCGGGCACCGCACAGCACGGGTGACCCCGGACAGAAGGGGCGGGACGGCGTGTGACCTCCCCAGGAACACGCCGCCCCGCCACCTGCGCCTCAGCGACTACCCGCGCTGGTCTCGTTCATTCCTCCCGCCGGGCATCATTTGAACGCCCGTACGGTTCGCTCCTCGGAGGTTCAGTTGTCGCTGGACGTCGCTTCCTGGTAGAGGTTCTGGACGCTCTGGCCGAAGGCGACGCTGTAGGAGACGTCGGCGGTGTCGCCGCCCTGCTCGTAGCCGCCGATGACTCCCATGACCGTGCCCGGGCTGTCGCCCGTGACCCAGGGGCTGCCGCTGGTGCCGCCGGTCATGCCGGTGCAGTAGATCTCGTTCTGGGTGCTGCTGAACGAGGAGATGTGATTGGTACAGGTCACCGGGTCCTGTGACGTCGCCGGGTAACCGGTGAGGGTGACACGACCGCCCGTACCCTCGCCGACGCCCAGGGTGTAGCCGCCGACCACCGACTGGATGGTGCGCCCGTCGAGTGGTGCGACCACGGCGAACGCCACATCGTCGTCCGGGCTGGAGTCGTCGGTCCACGCGGCGTCGACGACGATGCGCTGCAGATGCCACACACCGTAGGGGGCGACACCGTCGTGGTACGCGGGGACGAAGACGTCCGACGTGGAGCCGAGGCAGTGCGCGGCGGTCACGATCAGATCCTCGCCGGGGCTGTTCACCACGCTCGCTGTGCAGTGATGCGACCCGCTCAGACCGCTGCTGTCGAACAACGCCCCTACCTGCCGGGGCAGTTGGGGACCCGTGACCGTCCGTGAGACACCCGGGGGAGGCGCCTGGTGAGAGGGGGCCGCGGTGGCGTGCGGTGAAGACCCGGCGGGGGCGGCGGAGGGGGTCGGCGAAGTGGTCGCCTTCCGATCGGCGGGGGACGGCGGCTGGTGCCCCGCG of Streptomyces cynarae contains these proteins:
- a CDS encoding MFS transporter; this encodes MLKTVRDQAAGLTKDQRHAFVAAYLGWAMDAFDYFLVVLVYSEIAKDFDVSLTDMAFLTTVTLVMRPVGAALFGMWADRRGRRIPLMTDVVFYSVVGFACAFAPNYTVLLVLRLLYGIGMGGEWGLGAALAMEKIPAARRGFWSGLLQSGYSLGYLLAAVAFFVIEPAFGWRGLFAFSLLPALVALWVRTRVEESEVWEKSVRLNRTPAYQVFKNPAVLRRFLYLVALMTAFNWMSHGTQDIYPTFVKKGLGLSANTSIAIAVVYNIGAILGGVLLGAYSERLGRRRTIMIAATGGLLVVPFFVLSTSVGWLMLSSFLMQVCVQGAWGVIPAHLTEMSPDSIRGFYPGVTYQLGNLIAALNLPIQEALAGRHGYPAAMAWTILPTLAVVILLSAVGKEAKGIRFGTAGPQTPAGAAADAAQP
- a CDS encoding trypsin-like serine peptidase, whose amino-acid sequence is MHMSGKSGYQGADGEGSEDERMTMQGAADGGRRHTGRARYRRPALILGCVVACLVGCTSGAAAAGKILGLNAANAANAANAKRTATSPRRSSGAGHQPPSPADRKATTSPTPSAAPAGSSPHATAAPSHQAPPPGVSRTVTGPQLPRQVGALFDSSGLSGSHHCTASVVNSPGEDLIVTAAHCLGSTSDVFVPAYHDGVAPYGVWHLQRIVVDAAWTDDSSPDDDVAFAVVAPLDGRTIQSVVGGYTLGVGEGTGGRVTLTGYPATSQDPVTCTNHISSFSSTQNEIYCTGMTGGTSGSPWVTGDSPGTVMGVIGGYEQGGDTADVSYSVAFGQSVQNLYQEATSSDN
- a CDS encoding LLM class F420-dependent oxidoreductase, translated to MHVGVHINRFDHPEGGGALRDELAAAGAAAEAAGVNWLSVMDHYFQMEFNGGAEAPMLEAYTTLGYLAARTSTVQLGALVTGVTYRHPGLLAKIATTLDVLSGGRATLGIGAAWYDREHHGLGVPYPPLAERFERLEETLLICLQMWDPENNGPFEGRYYQLAETLCVPPPVSSPRPEILVGGGGEKKTLRLVARYADACNLFATTPEEVAHKLDVLRRHCDDADRDYDIIRKTVTYSGEPATVGDVDGFTSDISGYTKLGIDTVILAPRTGTTSPWMETFVAPAVRRLAELD